Within the Carassius gibelio isolate Cgi1373 ecotype wild population from Czech Republic chromosome B4, carGib1.2-hapl.c, whole genome shotgun sequence genome, the region GCAGGAGAGACCGCAACCATTAGATGAAACTCCTCTCATTAATAATTCATGAGTTTTCTCTGAATTCTCTGACAAAGGATTTTTAAGAGTTCCTCTACTAAAGGAGTTTGCACAGGAAACACAGGGAAAAGTATACTCTATTTTTGCAATCAAGTTATTGTTCATAAATAATTTGTAAGAcacagattaaaatatatatacatatattcaacGTACTTTTGAATACATGTATATCTGTACTTATATATACTCAGCTTATGGCTGCAAATATCACTGAACACAGAGACAAAGTCCTGGACACTTAACTGCTGGTGTGGGTATTAGCACACACATTAGTGGTACTTTGATTTACAACTTTTTGCCAGCAACCTAACCAGTAATTTGCATTGGTAATGAATAGAGTGTGGGAAAGATTGTTGCTATAGTAACAGCGGAAGAGCATCCTGATGAGGTGGTGTGAGATTTGCTCCACACCCTTGTGCCTACTGTACATCCTTCCTATAGATGGCAGCATTGTGCAAGACACTCAATGATGACGTTATTGGCAACATTATGACTCTATGTTGGTTCATGTTACCAATGTGCAAGCTAGTTTTTGACAGCCTTCTTTCCCTTTTTTTCGTCCAGTCACTGAGGTTGATTGCTGCAGAAAAGCTTATATTGATAATATCTGTGGGCTTCTGAAAGTTTAAGTcaaatttatctgaaatatttagTCTAAACAACTTCTGCCCTCAAGGAAAAGCGGATTATGCAAATTGGTCCACAAGCAGAAAATTGATCACACAGGCGCAATCGATTCTCCTCCATTGCCAGCCCAAGAGAAAAGATCCGACTAAATCAGATATGACATCCTAGTCCAGAATTAAACAACAGATCAACAAAGACATTGATTTATATTGCACAGAAAAGTCTATCTTAATAAAGAGAAGGTTTATTTCCACCTCAGCTATTGTCTTTTTCTGGATTTGTTTAGAGGGCAGCTATCCTGTAGGGCCACTGTGCATCATTAGCCACCAAGGTGTAATTAACAGTTCCAGTAGCCACAATCTGCCACCCTCCACTAACATCACAGAGTCCTCAGCCTGCTCTAAATTAGCACTTCACGATACTTCAAGACACTTCACAATAGACACCTGGATTCTTCTagtcttacaaaaacacatctgaCCTCTAGAGATGAACATGGAGAAATAGCAAACATTAATCGAAACAAAACAATGTTATCAACACAAATTATCACACAATACAAAGGACAAACCTCACACGTATAAACATAAAACTGGGATCACATCACATTGTATCGAATATATTATAGCTGATAAATTAGGTGGGAATATTTCAAATATGATATGTAGGGGTTATGATGTTAAGTTCACACTGGGGTAGGGTTAAGGGTTACAATTAAGGTTGGAGGAGAGAGTTAGTATTGGGGTTTAATGTTTGGGTTGGGAGTAGAGCTGAAGGTTTAGGGTAAGAGTTGAATGTTTGGAATGGTGATGGAGATTTAGAGTTATGGGGTTCATATTACTGATGGAGATTTATGGTAAAGGCAGGGATTACCATTGACGGTCTATGGTTGTGGGTTTAGATTGGTGACAGAGGCTTTTGGTAAGGGTTGGAATTCATGTAGAAGGTTCAGGGTTGAGGTTTAAGATTAGCGTTGAAGGCTTAGGGTTAGAATTGTAGAATGGTTATGATTAGTCATGGGTGTTTATGGTAACAGTGTTACAGGGTTAGGATTTGGTGGTTTAGAATAGTGTTGAAGGTTTAGGGGTAGAGTTGGGGGTTAAGATTGATGATGGAGGCTCATGGTAGGAGGTAGGGATTCATGTTGGAGGTACAGGTTTGTGGGTTCAGATTAGTGATGGAGGTTCATGGTAAGGGGTAGGGATTCATGTTGGAGGTTCAGGGTTGGGGGTTAATATTAGTGTTGGAGGCTTAGGGTTATAGTTGGGGGTTAGGATTCATGATGGAGGTTTATGGTAAGGGTATGGGTTACTGTCTGAGTTTTAGGGCTGGGGGTTTAGATTAGGGATTGAGGAGGTTTAGGGTATGATCGGGATTTGTGTTGTACATTTAGGAGAATTGTAGAATGGTTCAGGAGTGAAGGCTTGGTTGTAGAGTTGGAGGTTTATGATTACACCATTTCTAAACCAAGCACATCGGTTGACACAAGAGTGAGGCAGTCTACATGGGACACTTTAAAGTCAACATTCCAAACATTTTTTCGGGAAGTTGGACAAGCCCATGTAATATGTCAGAAATCGGGGCACCAGTTTATGGTGTAATGCATCACAATGTATCCATTGTAGATAGCATTGATCATAATGAGTGTTATTGGCTTTTGATGTGTTGTCCCACTTGCATGTGTGACCCAGTGTAGACTGTGTTAGAGGTGATGGTTATGGTAAGAGTTGAGATTAGTATTGAAGTGATAGGATTCTAGTTGAGGGCTTGGATTAGTTTTGAGAGGTTGGGATTAGAGTTAAAGGTCTAGGATTAAGGGTTGGGATTAGAATTATGATTCTGAGGTTTGGGTTGATGATTGGGCTGCTACAGAGGCTAATGCTAATGACAGCACACGATCCTCTAGAAATATCAGGGTTCAGAACTGTGAACAGTTGCATCCAcacctcctctgctgagatcctCTCAACACTGGAGGAGGGTAGGGAAGTTCTAAAGTGCTGAGTGGTCCCTCTTGTCCTGGGGCAAATAGGTCAAAGGTCTTAGGCCAAAGTTTAGACATTGAGTAAAGTGTAAGTCTGAGAGTCAGAGAAGGTCTCAGGAAGGACAGAGAGACAGGAAACAGGGATGATGAATCCTCCACTGGTCAGCTAAATGATCATCAAATGTGCAGCTCAACCAGTAAAGGGTTCTTTAGATTTGTGGCTGACCTCTGAACTCTGACCCCTCTCCCCCATTACCCTATGCAACTGATGAAATATGTTTCTCCTCATTGTCGGCTTCTGCCTCTGCATCACCCATCAACGGCTGCCTCTTCTTTAGCTCTCGTTGGTATTTTGCCATTAGAGAGGCATAAATGCAGCCATACGCTGCAGCAGCCACCATCATGATACACACGATTCCACAGACCACACCAGCGATCACTACTGTACCGATCGCCCTGCGAACACTGACCGGCCGATAACGATGCTTCACACAGTCTGGTAGCTCCGCCTCCGTACGCACCACTGCACCTTCAGACGACGGAGCGGCTGTCCCTCGAAAACAAGGTGGAGATCCACTCTTTGTGCTCCCAGACCCGCCCCCATTCTCATCTTCCAATTGCAGACAGTAGTTGAACATCTCCACAGGAACGCCCCTGATGTCACGACCCCTTAAGTCCTTCGGAAGTGTACACTCAACGGCATCGACATAACCACCTACGACAAAGCAATAgagaaagataaataaaaattttagctCTCTGAGGTAAACAATAGTCAACTCTAATGAATTTAAATGGCTGCTTCAATCCCTCCAAAATAGCACTGCACAGCTAGTAGGGTCAGCATCCCTCTTCaatttgtgtgcgtgtgtttgtatgAGAAGAAGAGCGGTTGCTGGTGTATAATTAATAAGCCTGACATGCATACAGAAGCTCTGTCCCCAAACCTAGTGAGCCGCCACACTGCCTactgcctacataggcagctgcCTTCAAAGGCATCATGTTAACCGTCATGGAACCTCATGAGAGTGATTTGGAATGCTCTACATAGGCAGTAACTCTGCAtgtcacacattttattttattttttatgttttgcacaGGAAAGACGACTCACACTTGATTTTAATGTATCTATCTtggattttcttatttattgcattGTGGTATctcatgaaaataaacatacctTAGAATTTGGTCAAAACAGAAGGCAGCATAAGTAAGATACCTACCTTCATGTCAAGAGCAAAACTATGATGCCTCAAAATGCAGCCTCCGTAGGCAGCTcaataggttttggaacagagcaagAGAATTGGAGCCCACCATGACTGaagtctctttctcacacacgcTAAAAGCTTTGTGACTCAGCCTCTCATGTCTGTTTCAAATCCCCCTCCCTCTCAAAGCTGCTCTGAAATAGAATGAAATTAGTTTCTCTGACTCAGAGAAGAAGGATTGAGACGGATAGAAAAATAGAAAGCAAGAGGTAAAGAGAATAAGAAGCATAGGTTTCTAAGCTCTGCTTCACAATTATTTTTGGGGTTTTGCCACATTTCATTGCCAGAGGTAGACAAAAGATAGACAGGAAATTATTATGGAGAGAGTGGGTACATATCCAACAATATGTCTTGTGTACATGCACTTACCATTGGCTTATAGTGCCATCTGTTAAAAGGcttaataaagatttttttttaaactgataatTCCTTAAATTCTCAATGGTTGAGCAATGTTTAAAGTCCTCGTAAAATGCCAATAAACTATACTGCTTGATGGAAGAGTAgtttattcaaaattttaaatattaatagttttaattatttattgaacaCTGCATTGCGCTTTATAAGCACAATATGTCACTGAAGACCAATTTTAAGTGTGTTTTGGGCAGTCCACTTTGGCCtgtgccaaagaacacatcacaCTTAAAGaggtagtttacccaaaaatgaaaattctgttattaattactcacatgttgttctaaacccataaGTCCTTCAGTTATTTTCGGtcacacaaattaagattttttttataagattcAAGAGCTTTTTGAATCTGCATAGACTgcaacacaactgacatgttcaaggaCCAGAAAGGTTGTAAGGGCATTTACACAGAAGAGAAGAGATTGTTGAATTAagccattatttttgttttctttgcgcaaaaAAATTATTCTCGTAGCTCCATAATATTGCGCTTgatccactgatgtcacatggattatttggATGATATTAATCCTacaacctttctgggccttgaacgtgtcagttgtgacgtgaatttcatcaaaaatatcttaatttgtgtttggaagatgaacgaaggttttactggtttggaacgacatgagggtgagtaattaatgacagaattttcatttttgggtgaactatcctttcatGGTAAAATCCTAGTAACACACAGCCTCTTGTGGCTTATTGCTTATAGGACGTGTTTGTACACCTGCAGAGAACCAAAACAGCATGCAGTCCTCACCTCGATATATTAGCCACTCCATCCAGTGTTTGAAGTCTCTCAGGTTGCAGTCACACTCCCAGGGGTTCATGCCCAGCTCCAGGTGCTGAAGGTTGACGAGAGGCTCAAATGTGGCTCTCTCCAGAGCATGAAGTCTGTTCCCAGCCAAGGAGAGCCAGGTCAGCCTTTGCAGCTCATCCAGCAGGCCCAGCGGCACAGCGGCCAAGCCGTTCAGAGACAGATCCAGTCTCCGCAGCAGGGTCAGGCCACGAAATATCTCACGATTCAAAATCGTCAGGCTGTTGTTACGCAAACTCAAATCACTCAGGTTACTCAGCTCACGGAACAGTCTGGAAGGCAGGTTGTCCAAATAGTTATTGGATAGGTCGAGTGTCTCCAGGGTGCTTAGGTTGGCGAAGGCAGAGACGGGAAGGGAGGAGAGGCGGTTATTGGCCAGAAGGAGGGTATGTGTGCCCTCCGGGAGAGAAGTGAGAGCGGGCACAGATACTAGACTCCGCCCACTGCAGTTAGCTTCCAGTGAgttacacacacactctgaagGACAGCCAGCGCATAACTGCAGTAACGTAGCACACACACTCAGCACACCTAGCAGACctgtggaaaagaaaaaaacaaaagtgtataTCGTTGGAAAGAACTGACATAAATCATTTCCTCATGAAAGCTGCTTTGATTGATGTGAAAGATGTGACAGGTGTTGATTTAGTGCCACTGTGAAtcacatgtacagtatttaatGAAGGGGACCAGTGCTCGACAGAAATGAACCTGTAGCTGCTGCTCCTACACACTTTTTTAAACTGGAGCTTATGTGATACAAACGTACCTCTAGACAAGACAGCAGTATTTTTGTTGCAGTTGCTGTAAGTCGCAGCAcctttagctgttttttttaactcacttattttgatttgtgttttttgccaaaaatgaaaatagtttaATTATTTACTCGCCTTCATGTCTCTTCAgaactgtatgactttctttcctccCTAGTACACAACAGAAGATATACTacaaaaagtccaaaatgttTTTTATCATATTGGAGGCTAGAGCTGTGAAGCTCCaaagatgacaaaaaaaattaaaacaataagtcTATATTACTTGTGCTCTGTATTCAAAGTCTTCCAAAACCACACGCGTGCTTTGCAATGAAAAGCCCAAAATTTAACTTGCAATTTActgaaaatcaataaagaaaTGCACACTACATTCAATATTTCAACTGAATGTGAGTGCAAATGAGATTTAAGAACTACACTTCAACAACTGATAACAATTCAGCTATTTCTTTGTTGTTTCCTGGCAGTTGCTTTTCCATTGTAAATGAACATGTATGATGGGAATTTAATGTGCCTCAGAGTTAAACAGAGAACGTCCTCTGCTCTGCCGtgacaaaacaaacatttgccaACTGTTCATCACCTCTCTCTTTTATGCGACTGTGGAAGAGGGTAGAGCGCAATGTTTCtctatgtgtgtgagagacaatCACATGCTATCAATGGATATGACGGTTTTAAATGTTCCCAGTTGTCTCGttgctgaatgtgtgtgtgagagtgtttggCAGTTTGAGTGCAGACAGATGCAGTTACAGAACTCAGAAATCTGATCCTGACCAGCCTCAACACCCTGATCCCTCTGTAATCAGAGACACATACaatcatcacaaacacacacacactctctctaatacacactcacacaattcTGTGTAATCTCAATAATTAATCCATCCTTCTAAACGATGTAGTTGTGAATGATCCTAGAATTGCTGTTTTGGCCAATCAACCTTTAATCTTCAGTATATCTCATCTTTCCGAAACAGCACAAgttctcttttttctctcatccCTTTTGTTTGGCTGAGGACAAATGTGTGTCAGCACATCAGTATAGGCATATGACTGCTGTTACTGAAACACAATGTTCTTTCACTGTCATGTGCCCTATGTGTTCAGAACAATCCTTTAGAAAACCACAAAGAAGGCTGTATGTCAGTGGCGAGGACGGAAATCTCCCAGTGACTGGACCTAGTTTAAAATAGGATGAGCATCTATTCTACAATTTTAGAAAGTGTACCTTTTTTCTTAGCTTTTAGTATTGGTTCATTTTAACAGGAGGACTCCAGTTCCcagaataaataaaactaattactAAAGAAGTTTGGCAATTTGAAGAGAGTGCTGATGGCTTCATTGAAAATTAATGGGGACTGCAGCTTTTAAGCTTCAAAATGCACAATAAAAGTAATTTGTACAACTAACATACTATATATTCTACAGTCTATAGTTTTTTGACTCATTGAATCCTTCAGATGCATTTTACGAACTGGATCAACGTATTAACTGAAACTATCAGACTCAAAGGAAAGATTCCTTCACAGATCTAGTGTGGATGTCAAGATTATCAATGAATAGTCAGCAAACAGGCTTTTCCCTCACACAAAGCTAGCTTATGGCTTCAGAAGTCTTTGACGATGGTGCGAGTCTTTTAAGataattttactgttttgtcattttggagcttgCCAACACCAGtttccattcactttcattacatTGAAAGGAATGGATACGATATTCTTTTAAAAAGCTTTGTGCTCCCTAGAAAAACGAAAGCTGTAAGGACTAAGTATTAACTTACAATACAGATTTTAAGACACTTAACCAGCAAGAATATTTTCACTTTAAAGCAGCAAGTATATGTGACAATGCAGCAAAGctcggggtgtgtgtgtgtttgcgtttgTGTTGCCTCTGTGTTGCTTCATGCAGATCTTTAATCAGACACACATTAACTAAAGCCATCCTAATCCATCTGTTGCTGGGGCAGCTGGTGATGTTTGCTGTGCTCTATACCACTCTATACACACCCATACAGACACATACTGTACGTCAACACACACCATCTTTCTTCCCACAAACATAGTGAAACTGATCAATTCCTGAAACGCATCAGTCTGCATTCTGGTGACATGTAAATAATTGATTTAGATCACTGATAGAcacaaaaagcatttaaaactgtATGAATGGAATCGGTACTTAAGCCCAGCTCCTTCAgaagagtgaatgtgtgtgtgtgagtgtgttgggCTCACCTTGGCTGTCCAGATTTCCTCTCCTCCTGCGACCCACTGTAGGTGCAGTGCTGAGCTGCATTTCTGCGCTTCTACGACTGCAGCTGCCTCAGATCTGCTGTGACATCAGCTGGCCCTGATGCCAGCCTCCACAGGCAGCGATATGAGGCCAGTGACGAGACTGCAGAGAGAGTTTGAAGGATAGTCAGTTTTTTCTGTACTTAATATGACTTTTGAAGGTGAGCGCTTGTTTTCTGCCTGTCTCAGCATAGATGACTTACTGAGTGTGTGAGCTGCATGGTTTGTGTTTTTAGTAGCTGCGGCGAAAACTCAAACCTTGACACAGAAGGTTCACTGTCATAACAtggcttgtttttttattttatatatatatatatatatatatatatatataaataatcagcTCACTTTCTGTCAAGTTGTATCACTTCTGTGTGTATTCTAGTCTAGGTTCAATATTAAACATCAAAGGAAAGAACAAATTAGAAATTAACTTTAGGCACAATATAAACTTAAACCTGTAATTTTGTTTCTCATTTCtgttcaaaattattttgtattgttgATTAGTCTATTCAACATGTTCCAGTAAAGTATTGGAAAATCCAGTTACATTCTATCCTACAAGAATGAAAAATCACAAGTGTGAGCTcttgaatatttaaaattattttagtttcattttagtctagttcatatgacgttgctaaaaagaacattattttgtgtgtttggtgtaatgcaatgtgtttatgcagtttaaggtttaaaacacacattattttccacataatgtatatTTTGTTGCTCCTTTCTGAAAAGCGAGGAGTATGCAGATTGGCCAGCTACGTATACAGTGCATTATGATTGGTTGAATACGTCAAgcatgtgactgaaatgttatgcCACTTAACATACTGTAATGGTGTGTGTCCCGGTGTGAAGaggcaaaaacaataaaacccattacagaCGAGGCATTTGtcgcatccagtggggacatatttACTGATTATACTGTCTTTATGCGTCGAGTTGCAGTTGAATCGTCAGTGgctaattctttaaatatgtaaacgcaCTTACAGattgtgagtcagaagcgccagactgttcttgcaaagttggaattgccccacatTTTAGAAACAGACACCGGTATTGTAGGCTATtctttcaggaaacagtccttgtcctcTGTGAAATGTGCTtcacacatttgaatatttgggttgaactgttctggaacagtgttgtaggtacaacttaaccactgatttctagttgtgtcctcttttggaaggccaaacaaagtagttttgctttcaaaacgaaacacagcgtctccacaacatggcagcgaCGGCAacagaataaaagttacgccttctctctttgtgtgaacatttgggtggagTTATGCAAaccttcccacatcgtgatgtagacatgtgggggcgtgttagaatgagctgttttaggtaggagtggtttgctgttaatttttataaagaatatctctttggatttgagactttagtctttgcaactttacagatcttcattatgcaccgagagcttgtaacactccaaagagaaaggaaaaactgaaatcgcatcatatgacccctttaaatactttatttaacaaactttatcattttttccaaaatgaaattaaatgcagACTTATGCTTACATCTTCCGATTCTCATATTTTTCACTGCAAAAAAGACTCaacaatatattaaaactgttctccAATTTAAGATACCAAACTCTGAAAAGCCAAGCTCAAGTACTTCCCAGCAAATTCTGTCAGCAAACTGCATAAATGTATGTGCTGATGAAAAACTAATAATTACATCATAAAAaggcaataattaaaaaatgtaacaaaatgaaACGCGtattaaaaaagattaaatgttttatttgttttacttgttGTCATGTAAACAATATCGGAGAATGATAAACTTGGAAATTTGCTGTTAAATTATggaaatattagattaaaacatCAGGGTGTACTTCAAGAACCTAATTTCGGTCAAAAGGGTATGTAGTATGTCAGCAATTGTCTCATTTGTTTctatttgtatttctcctattaaatttcaAGAAAAATATCCAAGACAAACTTGATACTTCAATCAGACATAACTGAAATATCCTGTAAGTTccctgagctatgaaagagcaacatcAGAGAAACAGAACTTTCCTTCTGGCACAAAGCCATCTGCAACACAGCGGTGCTTACTGAAATACTGTAGTAGTACTGACACTGCAGAGACGATTTAGTTAATTGCAGTACAGTAATACGACACTGAAACACTTACAGCACATGACAGAGACgggaatatttttattataacgaCGTACCATTATGTAATACCAGTTGTGTAACACAatgctgtgaatgtgtgtgtctcagaTCATTGAGCACAAGGTTACAAGTTGCTTCTGTTTACGCCAGGCCAGTTTGCTGTAAAATGGCCGCTGCTGTCTAAGACTCCTTTTCTGTGACACTTCGGCCTTGTCACCTGCCACATCCATCACAGcatgtgtgtctgagtgtgcgTATTTGCGCAACGCAACACCAATTCACCAGGCTGTCATCCGAAACGGCACAGTGGAAAAATGTGCAGACATTTAGAGGTTATATTGCATATGTGCATGTGTGCAAGTGAGTTTCTGCAAACACCTTTCGGAGTTGCTCAACACGTGAACATTTTCCACAAATTATGTTTCCTAGAACATGCAAGTTTGAGAGTGTGATAATATGCAAGTGTGTTATGTGTGTGAAGAGAGGATAATTAGTTGAGCGATGTGTCATTTGACTCCCAAGCATGcagcccccacacacacacacacacacacaatgtaataGTCTCTCACTTTAGCAGCATCTCTCTCCACGTCCAGTTCAGCACATATTTCACACATTCTCACCCCACGCCGTACTAACTTCCTGTGAATGCACAAGGTCAACTATGCATGTGTGTGACAGCATGTATGTTGTTACTGTATCTTGCAACACATAAGTAAATAGAAATGCCCTTTTGATATTCACCCCTGAACCAGTCCTTCTGGTCCCTTTTCTCACGCACAAAAGAAGTCCAACGGCGGAAAAAGTCAACGGCGGAGTGAAGAAACGTTAGAAACAAAGGCGCGGAGGCCAGGGGATGAATTATTAAGAGCAGAATCACAAACAAAGACACACGCTcgcaaaaaaacacacatgctcaCTCAAGCAACACATATAGAGTATGCACAAAAAACATTCAAACCTATACACAAACGTTTTTAAGTCCTACcataaatgtgtttatatatgcaAGTGTTTATAGGATTGCATTTTGTAGATGCAATCTCACTCCTACATGCTTATATACTCAAAAACAGCTTTTCAGCACAACACCTGCACTC harbors:
- the lrtm2a gene encoding leucine-rich repeat and transmembrane domain-containing protein 2 — translated: MQLSTAPTVGRRRRGNLDSQGLLGVLSVCATLLQLCAGCPSECVCNSLEANCSGRSLVSVPALTSLPEGTHTLLLANNRLSSLPVSAFANLSTLETLDLSNNYLDNLPSRLFRELSNLSDLSLRNNSLTILNREIFRGLTLLRRLDLSLNGLAAVPLGLLDELQRLTWLSLAGNRLHALERATFEPLVNLQHLELGMNPWECDCNLRDFKHWMEWLIYRGGYVDAVECTLPKDLRGRDIRGVPVEMFNYCLQLEDENGGGSGSTKSGSPPCFRGTAAPSSEGAVVRTEAELPDCVKHRYRPVSVRRAIGTVVIAGVVCGIVCIMMVAAAAYGCIYASLMAKYQRELKKRQPLMGDAEAEADNEEKHISSVA